In Paraburkholderia sp. PGU19, a single window of DNA contains:
- a CDS encoding sugar ABC transporter substrate-binding protein — MIKNSLRWSGSAGRLARVASRCAASLAVALSFSPAQAAPAKVPAIYFGIGTESSEYWAATVVGAKAVAASVNARLQVMTSEFQGQKFLQDYGAIFAAGCKDCVAILDPVSSAFTKAIVDRATSADAKIITIWNRPDNIHPYDLDPSNWIAHIAFDGVESGYRNGMALCKAIGGSGGVVAIEGVADNPSTKQRFAGLKKAMAECPGMKLLDRQYADWDQTKAQVLTRGWLARYGNTLKAVFSENDSMAIGAIGAIAALKERGLAGKVAVSGSDGSIAALNLIKSGDMVSTMWIDGVMQGAFATALGYGAATGDIDVQKLSHAQRDVYLKQTLVTKENVDDILNRKVDPADYTYEKVKARMWQSVASQIPPAAFK; from the coding sequence ATGATCAAGAACTCGCTCAGATGGTCGGGTAGCGCAGGCAGGCTTGCGCGTGTGGCGTCGCGGTGCGCGGCGTCCCTGGCTGTGGCGTTGTCGTTCTCACCGGCACAGGCAGCGCCGGCAAAAGTGCCTGCGATCTACTTCGGGATCGGCACAGAATCGAGTGAGTACTGGGCGGCAACTGTTGTCGGCGCAAAGGCGGTCGCGGCATCCGTCAATGCTAGATTGCAGGTGATGACGAGCGAGTTTCAGGGACAGAAATTCTTGCAGGATTACGGTGCGATTTTCGCCGCGGGCTGCAAGGATTGCGTGGCGATTCTCGATCCTGTGTCCAGTGCGTTCACCAAGGCGATCGTCGACCGCGCTACTTCAGCGGACGCCAAGATCATCACGATCTGGAACCGTCCCGATAACATTCACCCGTATGACCTGGATCCGTCCAACTGGATCGCGCATATTGCATTCGACGGCGTCGAATCGGGATATCGCAATGGAATGGCCTTATGCAAGGCAATTGGTGGCTCGGGCGGCGTCGTGGCTATCGAAGGCGTGGCGGACAATCCATCAACCAAGCAGCGCTTCGCGGGCTTGAAGAAGGCGATGGCAGAGTGCCCAGGGATGAAATTGCTGGATCGCCAGTATGCGGACTGGGATCAAACCAAAGCGCAAGTACTGACGCGCGGATGGCTGGCGCGCTACGGCAACACCCTGAAAGCCGTTTTCTCCGAGAATGATTCGATGGCGATCGGCGCGATCGGCGCGATCGCGGCGCTCAAGGAGCGCGGACTCGCGGGGAAGGTTGCCGTGTCCGGAAGCGATGGCTCCATCGCGGCGCTGAATCTGATCAAGTCAGGCGACATGGTATCGACCATGTGGATCGATGGCGTGATGCAGGGCGCATTTGCAACCGCGCTCGGCTACGGCGCGGCCACGGGCGACATCGACGTGCAAAAGCTTTCGCACGCCCAACGCGATGTCTACCTCAAGCAGACGCTAGTCACGAAGGAGAATGTCGACGACATTCTGAATCGAAAGGTCGATCCCGCCGATTACACGTACGAAAAGGTCAAGGCACGGATGTGGCAGAGCGTGGCGAGCCAGATTCCGCCGGCGGCCTTCAAATGA
- a CDS encoding nuclear transport factor 2 family protein, translating into MSESSEIFERLAIRDLLEDWVVLRDAGDWKGFRQVWHDDGRMMATWTQGTADEFIAMSVAGWEKGVSILHFLGGTSIRIAGNRAIAQTKMTISQRGMLDGVLCDVVCTGRFYDFLEKRDGRWGLVLRQPIYEKDRADPVDPSATLKLDETLLTQFPVGYRHLAYLQSQIGYKVKLRMPGLKGPEVEALYECGRQYLLNEAPAMLPEF; encoded by the coding sequence ATGTCAGAAAGCAGCGAAATCTTCGAGCGGCTCGCGATCCGGGACCTGCTCGAGGACTGGGTAGTCCTGCGTGATGCAGGCGACTGGAAAGGCTTCCGTCAGGTCTGGCACGATGATGGCCGCATGATGGCGACGTGGACGCAGGGCACCGCAGACGAGTTCATTGCGATGAGCGTGGCGGGCTGGGAGAAGGGCGTCAGCATTCTGCACTTTCTCGGCGGAACGTCGATCAGGATCGCGGGCAATCGCGCCATTGCACAAACCAAGATGACGATCTCGCAGCGCGGCATGCTCGACGGCGTGCTCTGCGATGTCGTCTGCACGGGGCGTTTCTATGATTTCCTGGAAAAGCGCGACGGACGCTGGGGCCTAGTGTTGCGTCAGCCCATCTACGAAAAGGACCGCGCTGACCCAGTTGATCCTTCTGCGACGCTTAAGCTGGATGAAACTTTGCTTACGCAATTTCCTGTCGGCTATCGGCACTTGGCCTATCTGCAATCGCAGATAGGCTACAAGGTGAAGTTGAGGATGCCGGGCCTCAAGGGACCGGAAGTGGAGGCGCTATACGAATGCGGGCGACAATATCTTCTCAACGAAGCACCGGCCATGCTGCCGGAATTCTAA
- a CDS encoding intradiol ring-cleavage dioxygenase, giving the protein MDSHESGYFTETTSIEVVTRRNKKATNERIRFAMEVITRKLHEAVKEIEPTQQEWLQAILFLTKTGHLSNEWRQEFILLSDVLGVSMLVDAINHRKPSGATENTVLGPFHVERAPEMEMGDNICLDQKGEPMLVRGRVIDLAGNPIGNATLDVWQANDEGFYDVQQRGIQPDFNLRGVFRTESDGRYWFKAVKPKFYPIPDDGTVGRLLALLGRHPYRPAHLHFIVKADGFETLTTHVFDPDDPYIDSDAVFGVKRSLMVRFEHVTEDARLAAFGFSEPFWEVEYDFVMAQAGPHN; this is encoded by the coding sequence ATGGATTCGCACGAGAGCGGATATTTTACGGAAACCACCTCGATCGAGGTTGTCACCAGGCGTAATAAGAAGGCCACCAATGAGCGGATCAGATTCGCGATGGAGGTCATCACGCGAAAGCTGCATGAGGCGGTGAAGGAGATTGAGCCGACGCAGCAAGAATGGCTGCAGGCGATTCTTTTCCTCACAAAGACCGGCCATCTCAGCAACGAATGGCGGCAGGAGTTCATCCTGCTATCGGACGTGCTCGGCGTGTCGATGCTCGTAGATGCGATCAATCACCGCAAACCGTCGGGCGCGACCGAGAACACTGTGCTTGGCCCATTCCACGTGGAACGTGCGCCCGAGATGGAGATGGGCGACAACATTTGTCTCGACCAGAAGGGCGAACCCATGCTCGTGCGCGGCCGGGTCATCGATCTCGCCGGCAATCCGATCGGAAATGCGACGCTCGACGTTTGGCAGGCAAATGACGAAGGGTTCTACGATGTGCAGCAACGCGGCATTCAACCGGACTTCAATCTGCGAGGCGTATTTCGTACGGAATCCGATGGACGCTACTGGTTCAAGGCGGTCAAACCGAAGTTTTATCCGATACCGGATGATGGCACCGTGGGCCGATTGCTCGCGTTGCTGGGGCGGCATCCTTACCGACCCGCGCATCTTCATTTCATCGTGAAGGCCGACGGGTTCGAGACGCTCACGACGCACGTATTCGATCCGGACGACCCATATATCGACTCCGACGCAGTATTCGGTGTCAAGCGGAGTCTGATGGTTCGCTTCGAGCACGTGACTGAAGATGCTCGGCTGGCGGCGTTCGGATTCAGCGAGCCATTCTGGGAAGTCGAATATGACTTTGTGATGGCGCAAGCGGGACCACACAACTGA
- a CDS encoding sugar phosphate isomerase/epimerase — protein MNTWNQDRHGGDTMTYSINGPLLMPFSNVRHLPYAEKLRAAQLAGFGEMSLHPHEVRDVIAGGTSARQMLVMADDHGVRITRLDPLSNWNPHWLPTNMDASYIRDFSIPAVEFFELCEELGCTHASLNATFAAGVVPFDEIVEHYVATCRLAKDHGVICDIENLPMWGVATLKQAWDIVLAADVSNGGLVFDTLHFIRSRSDLGTLESIPGSMIHCVQVNDGPLELTPGRRLEDNCFDRLWPGEGEFPLVEILRTLARTNGLNQVNPEVFSPANFGKPADEIARLSSESIRRVLDQAGIACAS, from the coding sequence ATGAACACATGGAACCAGGATCGCCACGGCGGTGACACGATGACGTATTCGATCAACGGGCCGCTGCTTATGCCGTTCTCGAACGTGAGACATCTTCCCTACGCCGAGAAGCTCCGCGCGGCGCAACTTGCCGGCTTCGGCGAGATGTCGCTGCATCCTCATGAAGTTCGCGACGTCATCGCCGGCGGCACGTCAGCGCGTCAGATGTTGGTGATGGCGGATGACCACGGCGTGCGCATCACACGCCTTGACCCACTGAGCAACTGGAACCCGCACTGGCTACCCACTAACATGGACGCCAGCTATATCAGGGATTTCAGTATTCCCGCCGTCGAGTTTTTCGAGTTGTGTGAAGAGCTCGGCTGCACGCATGCAAGCCTCAATGCGACCTTTGCCGCAGGCGTGGTCCCCTTCGACGAAATCGTCGAGCACTATGTGGCGACCTGCAGGCTCGCGAAGGATCACGGCGTCATCTGCGATATCGAAAACCTGCCGATGTGGGGCGTGGCGACGCTCAAGCAGGCGTGGGACATCGTGCTCGCCGCAGACGTGTCCAACGGCGGCCTCGTGTTTGATACGCTGCACTTCATTCGGAGCCGATCCGACCTCGGCACGTTGGAGTCGATCCCGGGCAGCATGATCCATTGCGTTCAGGTGAACGATGGTCCGCTCGAACTGACCCCGGGCAGGCGGCTCGAAGACAATTGTTTTGACCGTCTGTGGCCGGGCGAGGGCGAGTTTCCGCTGGTCGAGATTCTGCGTACGCTCGCACGGACGAATGGCCTCAATCAGGTCAACCCGGAAGTGTTTTCCCCGGCCAATTTCGGCAAGCCTGCTGATGAAATCGCTCGCCTTTCGTCGGAGTCTATTCGTCGCGTTCTGGACCAGGCGGGTATCGCCTGCGCGTCGTAA
- a CDS encoding aldehyde dehydrogenase family protein, translating into MTFVRSNPISGEPVSTAAAAAPADAVRAVEAAAAAFPAWSATPPGARREALFRAAERLLESSEAIVAMMVRETGAAKSWASFNVKLGCDLLREAGAMTTQLTGDVIPTEKAGCLSIASREPWGVCLGMAPWNAPIVLFVRAFAMAVACGNTVVLKSSELCPATHYLITKAVTEGIFPPGVINLVSHAAEDAPEIVQCLIAHPAVRHINFTGSSHVGSIIARQAGELLKPVLLELGGKSPLVVLDDANIDDAVDAAIFGAFMHQGQICMATGRVIVLDEIADEFVARFAKRAAGLEAGDPSKGATLGALIGEASAQRVGKLIDDAITKGAQRKSGGMQQGAIMDATVLDRVTPEMDIYRAEAFGPVVPVIRVRDDDEAVRVANDTEYGLSAAVFSQNIDRALGVSRRIESGICHINGPTIQDEAQIPFGGVKASGYGRFGGRGGVESFTYSRWITIETKKPHYPF; encoded by the coding sequence ATGACCTTCGTTCGTTCGAATCCTATTAGCGGCGAGCCGGTTAGCACCGCCGCGGCCGCGGCTCCTGCCGATGCCGTCCGAGCGGTCGAAGCAGCTGCAGCGGCATTTCCCGCCTGGTCGGCCACGCCGCCCGGTGCGCGTCGTGAAGCGTTGTTCCGTGCAGCCGAACGTCTGCTGGAATCGAGCGAAGCCATCGTGGCAATGATGGTTCGGGAAACGGGTGCAGCCAAAAGCTGGGCGAGTTTCAACGTCAAGCTTGGCTGCGACCTACTGCGCGAAGCCGGCGCAATGACGACCCAGCTGACTGGCGACGTCATTCCGACCGAAAAGGCTGGTTGCCTATCGATCGCATCGCGTGAACCCTGGGGCGTATGCTTGGGCATGGCGCCTTGGAACGCCCCAATCGTGCTGTTCGTGCGCGCGTTCGCGATGGCGGTGGCTTGCGGTAATACCGTTGTGCTCAAGTCGTCGGAGCTTTGTCCGGCGACGCACTACCTGATCACGAAAGCCGTGACGGAGGGCATTTTTCCGCCCGGCGTGATCAACCTCGTCAGCCACGCGGCCGAGGATGCACCGGAGATCGTGCAATGCCTGATCGCTCATCCGGCGGTGCGTCACATCAATTTCACTGGGTCGAGCCATGTGGGGAGCATTATCGCGCGTCAGGCGGGTGAACTGCTCAAGCCCGTCCTGCTGGAACTGGGCGGGAAGTCCCCGCTCGTCGTGCTCGACGACGCCAACATCGACGACGCCGTCGACGCGGCCATCTTCGGCGCGTTCATGCATCAGGGGCAGATTTGCATGGCCACCGGGCGCGTAATCGTACTCGATGAAATCGCTGACGAGTTCGTCGCGCGATTCGCAAAGAGGGCGGCGGGTCTCGAAGCGGGCGACCCGTCCAAGGGTGCGACGCTCGGTGCGCTGATCGGCGAGGCCTCGGCGCAGCGCGTCGGCAAGCTTATCGACGACGCGATCACGAAGGGCGCGCAGCGCAAGTCCGGTGGCATGCAGCAAGGTGCGATCATGGACGCCACGGTGCTGGATCGCGTAACGCCAGAGATGGACATATATAGAGCCGAAGCTTTCGGGCCGGTCGTTCCTGTCATCCGGGTTCGAGACGACGACGAAGCCGTTCGAGTCGCCAATGATACGGAATATGGCCTGTCCGCTGCCGTTTTCAGCCAAAACATTGACCGGGCGCTCGGGGTCAGCCGGCGCATCGAGAGCGGTATCTGCCATATCAACGGTCCGACAATCCAGGACGAAGCACAGATTCCATTTGGCGGGGTGAAAGCGAGCGGCTACGGTCGCTTCGGCGGGCGCGGCGGGGTGGAGTCCTTCACCTATTCGCGCTGGATCACCATCGAAACGAAAAAACCTCACTACCCGTTCTAA